In a genomic window of Magnolia sinica isolate HGM2019 chromosome 14, MsV1, whole genome shotgun sequence:
- the LOC131225136 gene encoding putative aconitate hydratase, cytoplasmic produces the protein MLVWLMIQMASFGSHNSIRNYRNTTAHIIQIISLLDCRGHNIIEVFSIQQSTKQLPGVVGFKLSGKLNNGVTATDLVLTVMQMLRKHGVVGKFVEFYGGGMGELSLADRATIANMSPEYGATMGFFPVDHVTLQYLKLTRRSDKTVAMIEAYLRANNMFVDYNEELRLGALYLVLQLR, from the exons ATGCTCGTTTGGCTTATGAtacaaatggcatccttcggaaG CCATAACTCCATTCGGAATTATCGAAACACAACAG ctcACATCATCCAGATAATTAGTCTACTTGACTGTCGTGGGCATAACATCATTGAGGTGTTTTCAATTCAGCAATCAACAAAGCAGTTGCCTGGTGTTGTTGGGTTCAAGTTGTCTGGAAAATTGAACAATGGTGTTACAGCTACCGACTTAGTTTTGACTGTGATGCAAATGTTGAGGAAGCATGGGGTTGTTGGCAAGTTTGTTGAGTTTTATG GTGGGGGCATGGGTGAATTATCATTGGCTGATAGGGCTACTATTGCTAATATGTCTCCTGAATATGGAGCAACCATGGGTTTCTTTCCTGTAGATCATGTCACTCTACAATATCTCAAGCTAACAAGACGAAGTGACAAAACT GTGGCAATGATAGAAGCCTATCTAAGAGCAAACAACATGTTCGTTGACTACAACGAG GAGTTGAGGCTAGGGGCTTTATATTTGGTCCTCCAATTGCGTTAG